The Sorex araneus isolate mSorAra2 chromosome 9, mSorAra2.pri, whole genome shotgun sequence genomic interval CTCACtcaaagcacagagcaaggagtggggACACACCGCGCCCTGCgccgtttccctcctgccaaagTCCAGCCCGCAGTGCAGTCTTGGTCTTTCCTGAGCCACTGTGGGACCACTTCCCTCCGGCTAAACACAAATGCCAGTGTCCTTCAGGCCTGGTGGGGCAGTGCTGCTGGTGAGTTGGCAGGGCCTCTTCAGGCCTCTGCCCACTGCTCAGGACATTTGTTGAGGGACCAACGAACGGTCACCCTCTAGCCCCACCGTGGCCCTCAGGGCGGTGTTTGGGGCTGTTGAGGAAAGACCCCTGCTCCCAGGCTCTGAGTGATAGAAGGGGTCTCCTCTGCTGGCAAAGTCTGAGCTCCCAAGCACTGGAGAACTTTTATGAAGGAGGGGACCAGTGCCTCCAAGGGTCTCACCCAGGATTGCCTTCAGCAGGGTGGACCCAGACCTCCTCAGAAAAccgcccacccacccctgcactgcaGTGCGGACACCCCTCCAAGGTGAAGTGGGACTCCTTCAGGGTCGTGGGTGAAACCTGTCTGCagaagcatgagctccagccccttcaggtcactgtcactgtcaccgatttgctcgagggggcaccagtaacgtctccacttgggagagttgtagttactgtttttggcatatcgaatacgccacagggagcatCTCAAACACTTGAGTTCTGCATTTCTGTTTGCCCCGCCTTGGAGAGAGCCACAGGATCTCACTGTGGCCTGCTTTGCTGTTGAGGCGACATCCATAGGACGCACCTCACCTTGGTACAGCGGGATGGGACGACCTGCTAAATGGGGCCCCTGGTGACATTCCGGCCACAGCGAGCACAGGCTACTCTGGCAGGTGTGAGCCTATTGCTGAGGCTGTCCCAGCAGTCCCCTTGCAGGGAAGAGGGGCTTCCAGTGCTGTGgttctgctccccccaccccacccccagggtaTCTGGGCAGGAAAGTGACTCTGCTTTTTCTTTGGCCACagttctttgtttgcttgtttgtttgggggagccacaggatatacctggtggtgctcaggggaccatgtaggttactggggatggagcccggcctggctgtgtgcaaggcaactgccggGCCCACTGTGCGGTCACACAGTCCCTCTCCAGAGTTCTTAATGGTCTCCCGCCACTGCCACTTCCTGCTGGCTTGGCTAGAGTCTGGACATCCCTCAGAGTTTATGCTCAAGAGATGAAATTGAAAAACAActcacctcaccaccacccctacccctaaAATTATCGACTGTTTGAGTCAGAAGAACAAGAAATCGCCCACAggctcccaaacttatttggcccgctgccaccttttcagaaaaaattttaagaaacaacATCACTCCACTCAGCGACCCCCTGAAAACTTACATACTTTAAGGAGATCAACAGACAGCACCTCCCAGTTGTACCTGAAGCTACTCCCTCTCCCCTGCATCTTTCCAGAGCCCTCCCCCATCCTCAAGGTGCAGAGCAGTGTTGCCCACTTTGGGAAGCAGTGCTCGAGATTCTAGCGTTTAGGGTAGAATTAAACCCCCATTGGTAAAGGATAAAGTCAAGAAAGACAAAGGCCGGAAAGCTAGGCCATGGGTTTCAGTGCACGCCTGTAtggggctgatccaggtttgatccctgacaccacacatgctcctccaagcaccaccagaagtgaccgctgagctgagagccaggagtaagccctgagcacagccaggtacagCCTTCAGTCCCCAGCTGTCGCTCCCTCTGGTCAAGaatcactgtctgtagcactgttgtcccgttgttcatcgttctgctcgagcaggcaccagtaatgtctccattgtgagacttgttactgtttttggcatgtcgaatatgccacgggtagcttgccaggctcttccgtacgggcgggatactctcggtagcttgccggcctctccgagagggacagaggaatcgaacccaggccggcagcatgcaaggcaaatgctctacccactgtgctatctctccagtccaggtcAATAATCAGAGTGTGAGATCTGCCCGGGTCACGTACTCGACCCAGAGCCTTTCCCTCCCTCGGATGCCCACTTCCAGTCAGGGCCCCAGAGCAGGACACCTGCAGACATGTTCCTTGTTTGTCATGGACTGGTTAGTCCCCAGCATTTGGGGATCAGCATGGGCCCCCAGGGACCTGGACAGCCCCGAATTCCCACTGCAGTCACAGGAGCAGACTTGGAGCAGCTGTTCCGTTCGGTGAAGAGGCCCATAAAAATCTTCCTTTTGCTCCTGGCTTGCCTGGTGCCCCCTGGCCTGCACCATGAGTGGAGTCACTCTTTGCGTggcctactcctggcagtgtaagTGGCGCTCTCTTGGCAAGAACATCACAAAACTGTGAGAGCAGCACACGCTCCGCATATCACGGGAGGCTGGGGGGCTTTCTAGGGGGCCGCTATTTCCGAGGTCCCACGGAAGTACAGAAGGGACCGTGTCGGGAGTGAGTGAAGAAGGTCCCCTCTGCGTCCTGGGCTTTGGCAGGTGCATGTCCCGGGGGAGACTGAGCGCGTGGTTCCGACACTCATTATTTTCTCCAAATGCCCAAGTTTGCCCGCTACCTCCCATGGTGAGTCACGGCGATTTCATCTGCCACCCGCGGCCTTGTGAGCGCTACAACCACGGGACCGTGGTGGAGTTCTACTGCGACCCTGGCTACAGCCTCACCAGTGACTACAAGTACATCACCTGCCAGTACGGGGAGTGGTTTCCCGCCTACCAGGTGTACTGCATCAAGTCAGGTGAGCGCGTGGGCTGGGCCCTGGTCCCCGCCCTCGGGTGGGCTGCTGGGAACAGGGTTTGGGGGGACTCATCTTGTGGAGACAGCGCTCCTGGGCAGAAGACGTCATAGGAATCGGCCCGCTCCCGTGACTGACTGTTCTCTTCCGTGGCAGAGCAAACGTGGCCCGGCACCCACGAGACACTCCTGACCACGTGGAAGATCGTGGCGTTCACAGCCACCAGTGTGTTGTTGGTGTTGCTGCTCGTCATCCTGGCCCGAATGTTCCAGACCAAGTTCAAGGCCCACTTCCCCCCCAGGTCAGTGTGACAGGCCTTGGAGGGCCCTGTTTGCCCCCTGGGCTGGGCTCAGAGATCGAAGGAGCCGCAGAGAGAAAAGGATGCAAAGTGCAGTTTAAGGTGGGGACAGAGGAGAGATATCCCGGCATATCGGAGGTCAGAGAAGCAAGCTGGGGGCTGCAGACAGGGTCGGTTCCCCCTTTCTGCTCATTTCAGTGAACTCCTGCCGTACTGAGGCTAGCATTGTGAGAAGCGTGAGAAGGGGGCCCAGcgtccagccctgcaccccacccagGCCTGTTGTCCCTGAGGTCAGGTTCCAAGGGGTGGCTGTGGAAATAGAACTGGTCAGGGGACAAGGTCACAGACATGTGAGCCCACAGCTTCTGCTCCTATGTGGGAGTCACCAAAAGGAGGGTCACCAGAAGGAGAACTGGCTTTGGtctgtcttttgttgttgttgtttgtttcttggttCTGGTTTCCGTTGAGGGACCacttccagtagtgctcagggaccgttcctgtctctgtgctcatgagtgaccccgggcagtgctcaggagaccgtgtgcgatgctggggatctaactcagacCAGCAGGATGCGAGGCAGATGCAAGGTCTTGCCCCCAGATCTGGCTTCTGGATGCTTCTGCTTCCAAGGGTGTCTGAGCGTGTCTGTGGCGCCACCCAGAGTCAGTGTCCAGGACGCTCGAGTTGGGATCTACACCCACCCCATTGTCCTCACTGAAGAGGAGGTtgtccctgcagccccctcctccaCCTACACCTGCACTTTGTCCCCACCAAGGGCACCGGCGTCCTTCAGGAGGAGCAGCCCCGAGGGAGGCACTCAGAGTTCTGCCCTTTTGTTTCCTGGTTCAGCTGCCAACTAGGATGAGGGACttttagtgctggagagataatacagaggcgAGGGCACATGCCTGCATGTGTGGAGCCGCAGGTTGATCCCTGGGGCAACCTGCCCACCCCTCCTGGCcactgagcgttgccaggtgtgattctggAGCCCCCCAAGCATTGTTGGGggatgtccccagcactgcagcacaGGACCAGcgctgcatcctcaggccccagcactgaaccgccctcccgcctccccaccctCGCCACTAGCCAGCCAGGCctagccaggagtggtcctggaaGCCCCTGATCACTCTtggaacccccccccacccatttcAAACCAAACTGTGACTTTGGTACTATAATCAAAACACAGAAGCAAGCAGGTTACACGGGGCTGGCTCTTTCCTGTGTGGACTCACGGTCCCCCAGGCTTCCCCGCCACCCAGGTTGTGCCTTCCCATATCCAGCAACCTGCCGGGGCCCGTGTCCCAGCGGGCCACCCGGGCTGGGGCAAGCTCAGCAGGTGCACCCccgccttgaatgtgtgaggctctggcttCCAGCCgcggcacccctcccccaacacacactcacacgcacagtACGGGCCATGTgcccccgcccctgtcccccaAGGGGTTCCGACCACAAGGACCCTTCTAGAGGCCAAAAGAGGAGGAAGGACGGGGAGGAGCAAACATcgagagctgggggaggggggcacaggtggaggcaggaggcagcGAGGAGAGAAAGTGTCTGCAGGGCAGTGGCAGCAGCCGGGGACACGGGTGGTCAGCATCCTGGGTGGTCTGACGTGTTGGCTGTTCCCTTCCACAGGGGGCCCCCCCGGAGTTCCAGCAGCGACCCTGACTTCGTGGTGGTGGACGGGGTGCCAGTCATGCTCCCGTCCTACGACGAGGCTGTGAGTGGCGGCTTGAGTGCCTTAGGCCCCGGGTACCTGGCCTCCGTGGGCCAGGGCTGCCCCTTGCCCATAGATGACCAGAGCCCCCCCGCATACCCAGGCTCAGGGGACACGGACACGGGTCCCGGGGAGTCAGAAACCTGTGACAGCCTCTCAGGCTCCTCCGAGCTGCTCCAGAGTCTCTATTCGCCCCCCACATGCCCAGGGGGCACCCACCCCACTTCCGACCACGTGGACTCAGTGGCCAGCACGGCGGGGGAGGTGGCCTCCACCAGCCCAGGCATCGACATCGCAGATGGTAAGTGCCTGCCCCGACTGAGCCCCACCTGGGCGCCCGGCCCCtacctctgcccgcccccctcagCTCCGAGCTGAATCGATGCTTCCTGGCTCTCGCCGCAAATTGCTTCTTGTGTTCTCTGCGTGGAGAGGCTGCGGGCAAGGCCTGTTACTGAAGGAACAGCCTCCTCTCACAAGGGATGAGCCCATTAGCTGAAATTTCTGGGGGCACAAAGGGGCACCACAGCACGGCAAAGAGAAAGGCCAGGAGAGTGGGTGGTACATGGGGTGGTTTTGTTCTTTAGCCCTCAGCTAGACTGGGCTTCTGAAAGGAGTGTGAGGAACAGGatacctcacacacatacacacatgcacaaacacacacgcacgcacatgcacacaaacatacacatgcacagaggcacacagacagacacatgtgcacactcacactcacatagagacaggcagacacatacacatacacacatacatgcacacaaaaacacacacacacatgtacacacacatacacaatgcacagagacagacacatatgtgtatgcacacacagacaggcagacacatatacaaacgcacacacatatacacacacatgcacatgcatacacatgcacacagagacacacagacacacacacatacacacacacatgcttgcaaATTCTTACACTAGAGTCCAGACCCAGAGAAGTTCTCAATGCACACAGATTACCCCTGTCAGGTGGATAGTGAGACCCAGTCAGGTGCCTCTCCCAGGAAAGGCACATGGCAGAGAGGAAGGTACAATGAGGCCAAAGGTGGGGGGAACAGAGGGAGGGGTCCGCTTCTCCCTGGAgctcctctttttttgttttgctttattgggGCCACAGCTAACTGttctcagtggttattcctggctctgtgttcagagaccactcctggctgtgctcaggggaccctatggaccatatggggtgccggggatagaacacgagtcagcctcacgcaaggcaagtgcctttcccggtgttgtctctccagccctgggagttcCTTTTCTGCACACCTTTTCTGTTGACTCTGTACACCTGGATCACTCACCTTTTGACTTAGAGGTGAGTGACTACTCGTCACAAGGttcaaaatttatctatttttctgagtcagattatttttcagaaaaataggtGTTGTCTAGAGGAGTTATGTTTTTGCCCGATAGGTGACactttgcattttcttctttcctctcactCTCAGGAATCACAGACTGTTAAATAGGGTCGTCAATTCTAGAGGTCACCGCGTGTTGGTGCATGAAGCTAATGCGCTCTCCTTCCCTTATAGAGATCCCTTTAATGGATGAAGACCCGTAGCCAGGCAGAGTCCTGATGATTCCGATACCCCTTTGTTGATGGGCACCTTGTGCCCCGGAGTGAGACCACCGAAGGACAGAGCCTGGGGAGTGGAGGACATTTTCTGACATCTCCATATGGGGACAGTGACTCACCTCGTTCCACTTGAGACTCAGCAGCGAGGCTTACGGGTGTTGCAGTGGCTGTGCTTTTCAGTGAGACTCAAGGATTTGCCAAGACCCAGGGACAACCACCACGAGCCCCTGGGCAGTCCCAGAGGGAGGTGTTTTTGTGTCTCGTGCTTTGGAGCAGGGCGCCGTTCCGTGCACATCCCACTGAACCCCACATCCCGTTGACTTATGCTATGAGTACTATCAGCCTCCTCTGAAAGCATGCCACATTATGTAAATTCTCTTCTAAAATCTGCTTCAAACTGTCTCCGGACTCCAGCCTAAGATAGATCAGCCTCTGTGGGAAGTCTGTGTGGAGCTGCTGGAAGAGCAgcagagcgccccctgcaggctgccTAAGGGCAGGTTCTCGTGGGACCTGGGCAGAGTCGCCTTCCAGCTGGATGGATTctgcacagggccaggaacaACGCAGCACGTGGCAGTCCGAGCAAGAAAGGAGAGACTCGGGCCCACTCAGTCTCTTGAGGTCCCCTCAGAAAGTGGAGTTCATGGACCTGGTGCCGTCCTTTGGTAAAATGTCATCAGTATTTGTATTCATGGTCTAGTACTTGGAGCCAAGGCATCGGATAAGCCTTGTGACTTTACAGTTGGTCAGAATGTGTTCAAATACATCTCATGGTGGAGAAAGTAACCGAGCTAATGTTCTGTTTCgccatttttataaaatacccCACTTGACAAGTTCCCTGGCAATTGATCATGAGCCTCTCTCCAGTTCACTGGTTGTTGTCCCATTCCCAGACACAGCcgt includes:
- the SUSD4 gene encoding sushi domain-containing protein 4, which codes for MYHGMNPSNGDGFLEQQQPPSPQRLVAVILWFQLALCFGPAQLTGGFDDLEVCADPGIPENGIRTPSAGVFFESSVTRFHCQDGFKLKGSTKRLCMKHLNGSLGWIPSEKPVCVQEDCRIPQIEDAEIHNKTYRHGDKLIITCHEGFKIRYPDLYNLVSLCRDDGTWDNLPICQGCLRPLASSNGYVNISEYQTSFAVGTVISYHCFPGFKLEGSEYLECLHNLIWSSSPPRCLALEVCPLPPMVSHGDFICHPRPCERYNHGTVVEFYCDPGYSLTSDYKYITCQYGEWFPAYQVYCIKSEQTWPGTHETLLTTWKIVAFTATSVLLVLLLVILARMFQTKFKAHFPPRGPPRSSSSDPDFVVVDGVPVMLPSYDEAVSGGLSALGPGYLASVGQGCPLPIDDQSPPAYPGSGDTDTGPGESETCDSLSGSSELLQSLYSPPTCPGGTHPTSDHVDSVASTAGEVASTSPGIDIADEIPLMDEDP